One Kaistella polysaccharea DNA segment encodes these proteins:
- a CDS encoding GNAT family N-acetyltransferase, which produces MITFKEAKEEDISLIQKLADKSWKSAYQNILSADQITYMVTEMYSHYEISWQILSPNYLYYIILNDEIGAGFMGFELHYEEMTTKLHRIYLLEEFKGKGIGKKALDFLKTQVRENKDHRIILNVNKNNPAKSVYESQGFQVYDEQIFDIGNGFVMDDFLMELHLV; this is translated from the coding sequence ATGATAACTTTTAAAGAAGCAAAAGAGGAAGATATTTCACTCATTCAAAAATTAGCAGATAAATCTTGGAAATCAGCTTATCAGAATATTTTATCAGCGGACCAAATTACTTATATGGTCACTGAAATGTATTCTCATTATGAAATCTCTTGGCAAATCCTAAGTCCTAATTATCTGTATTATATTATTTTGAATGATGAAATAGGTGCAGGTTTTATGGGTTTCGAACTTCATTACGAAGAAATGACAACCAAACTTCACCGTATTTACCTTCTTGAAGAATTCAAAGGGAAAGGAATTGGTAAAAAAGCGCTTGATTTTTTAAAAACTCAAGTTAGAGAAAACAAGGACCATCGTATTATTCTAAATGTCAACAAAAATAATCCTGCAAAAAGCGTTTATGAATCTCAGGGATTTCAAGTTTATGACGAACAAATTTTTGATATTGGAAATGGATTTGTAATGGATGATTTTTTGATGGAATTACACTTAGTTTAA
- a CDS encoding metallophosphoesterase: MQKNILIFTGILFALEFYVYQALKTVTNNHWIRVGYWVVTILVYLFFIYEVLNFKRTDRDHHRVQLVASLFLIFFLPKLFIIFFLFLEDLGRWLIYFSQKFISGDTYLADRRTFISLLGLGSAAVLAGLFLDGIIFGKYRHSVRKVKIKIPGLPNSFKGYRIVQISDVHSGSFFHPDKLQNAINLINKQDPDLVLFTGDMINNYATEFEPFVQLFSTIKSSDGKFSILGNHDYGDYGEWNSAQEKAQNIPSLIDLQKKAGFEMLRNEHRIIEKNSEKLYILGVENWGEKPFPQYGDLDKASKDVPADAPKILMSHDPTHFDAVVKNHSSNVHLTLSGHTHGMQFGLDLKNVRWSPVQYRYKKWADLYESNGKSLYVNRGFGVIGYPGRVGIDPEITLIELS, encoded by the coding sequence ATGCAAAAAAATATATTAATCTTTACCGGAATTCTATTTGCTCTGGAGTTCTATGTATATCAAGCCTTAAAAACAGTCACCAATAACCACTGGATCCGTGTGGGATATTGGGTGGTTACAATTTTGGTATACTTATTCTTCATCTACGAAGTACTTAATTTTAAAAGAACAGATCGCGACCATCACCGTGTTCAACTGGTTGCGTCGCTATTTCTTATCTTTTTTCTTCCCAAACTTTTCATCATATTCTTCTTATTTCTGGAGGATTTAGGGCGGTGGCTCATCTACTTTTCCCAGAAATTTATTTCGGGAGACACTTATCTTGCCGACCGACGAACTTTTATAAGTCTTTTAGGCTTAGGTAGCGCAGCGGTTTTAGCAGGTTTATTTTTGGATGGAATAATCTTCGGAAAGTACCGACATTCCGTGAGAAAAGTAAAAATTAAAATTCCAGGATTGCCAAACAGTTTTAAAGGCTATCGTATTGTACAAATTTCCGATGTACACTCTGGCAGTTTTTTTCATCCCGACAAATTACAGAACGCCATCAATTTAATTAACAAGCAAGATCCTGATTTGGTTCTATTTACAGGAGATATGATTAATAATTATGCGACTGAATTTGAACCGTTCGTCCAATTATTTTCAACCATTAAATCAAGCGACGGTAAATTTTCAATCTTAGGAAATCACGATTACGGTGATTATGGTGAATGGAATTCTGCACAGGAAAAAGCCCAAAACATTCCGTCCTTAATTGACTTGCAGAAAAAGGCAGGTTTTGAAATGCTCCGTAATGAGCATAGAATTATTGAAAAAAATAGCGAAAAACTTTATATTTTGGGGGTCGAGAATTGGGGCGAAAAACCTTTCCCACAATACGGAGATTTAGATAAAGCGTCGAAAGATGTTCCTGCTGATGCGCCAAAAATTTTGATGAGTCACGATCCAACACATTTTGATGCAGTGGTGAAAAACCATTCGTCAAATGTTCACTTAACACTTTCAGGACATACTCACGGAATGCAATTCGGATTGGATTTGAAAAATGTTCGTTGGTCGCCGGTACAGTATCGTTATAAAAAATGGGCTGATTTGTATGAAAGCAACGGAAAATCGCTCTATGTAAACCGTGGATTTGGAGTGATTGGTTATCCAGGTCGCGTTGGGATTGATCCTGAAATTACGCTTATAGAACTCAGTTAA
- a CDS encoding 3-oxoacyl-ACP synthase III family protein, whose protein sequence is MPNTIIIGSGSYIPTKVIGKDYFMDSVFYTDEGEKIDKPNEEVIQKFIDITEIENRRYLEDDEFNSDLGHRAAQEAIADANINQEEIDYIIYASNFGDVNQDGMTNFLPSMSSRVKNKLGIKNRKTVNYDMIFGCPGWVEALILADTLIKSKKAKLILVVGSETLSRVTDAFDRNKMIFADGAGAVVVKATDDENVGIIADCTVCDNHDELMYLENSPSLKPDEDRRPLYIRMHGRKIYEYALKNVPDAIKETIDKANLDISDIAKILIHQANAKMDYAMISRLFKLYGITDYDHDIAPMTIQQLGNSSVATIPTMFDLINKGKLKPHTFKSKDNVVFASVGAGMNINAVVYRFP, encoded by the coding sequence ATGCCCAACACAATCATAATAGGTTCAGGAAGTTATATTCCGACCAAAGTCATCGGTAAAGATTATTTCATGGATTCTGTTTTCTATACCGACGAAGGAGAGAAGATTGATAAACCCAACGAAGAAGTCATTCAGAAATTTATTGACATCACTGAAATCGAAAACCGCAGGTATTTGGAAGATGATGAATTTAACTCAGATCTAGGACACAGAGCAGCACAGGAAGCTATTGCAGATGCAAATATTAATCAGGAAGAAATTGATTACATTATTTATGCAAGTAATTTCGGCGATGTTAATCAAGATGGAATGACCAACTTCTTGCCCTCTATGTCCTCCAGAGTTAAAAACAAACTTGGAATTAAAAACCGAAAAACCGTTAATTACGATATGATTTTCGGCTGTCCTGGTTGGGTTGAAGCCTTAATTTTAGCAGATACATTAATTAAATCTAAGAAGGCCAAACTTATACTGGTTGTAGGTTCAGAAACTTTAAGTAGAGTTACTGATGCTTTCGACCGGAACAAAATGATTTTTGCAGATGGAGCCGGCGCAGTTGTCGTAAAAGCTACAGATGATGAAAATGTTGGTATTATTGCAGATTGTACGGTATGTGACAATCACGATGAACTGATGTACCTGGAAAATTCACCTTCTTTAAAACCTGATGAAGACCGAAGACCTTTATACATTCGCATGCACGGACGAAAAATCTACGAATACGCCCTGAAAAATGTTCCCGATGCGATCAAAGAAACCATCGATAAAGCCAATTTAGATATTAGTGATATTGCAAAAATTCTTATTCATCAGGCGAATGCGAAAATGGACTACGCAATGATTTCAAGACTGTTTAAACTTTACGGAATTACAGATTATGACCATGATATTGCGCCAATGACGATTCAACAATTAGGTAATTCTTCTGTTGCGACAATTCCTACCATGTTCGACCTTATTAATAAAGGAAAATTAAAACCGCACACTTTTAAATCAAAAGACAACGTGGTTTTTGCATCTGTAGGCGCTGGTATGAATATCAACGCAGTCGTTTATCGATTCCCTTAA
- the ubiE gene encoding bifunctional demethylmenaquinone methyltransferase/2-methoxy-6-polyprenyl-1,4-benzoquinol methylase UbiE, with translation MKQVTPYNTDAGKKKEVEDMFDNIAPKYDLLNHVLSMKIDVLWRNRLVKWMNKDEPKVVLDVATGTGDLAIAVQKGTGAKVTGLDLSQQMLNVGIDKIKKINLNDQIDMIKGDAENLPFEDNKFDAVSVAFGVRNFENLEIGLAELKRVVKEQKSVYILEFSKVEGFLGPFYMFYFKNILPQIGKLISKDNRAYTYLPDSVNAFPFGKKMKDILLNVGFQKVEYKVLSLGIATIYKATK, from the coding sequence TTGAAGCAAGTTACTCCTTATAATACCGACGCCGGCAAGAAAAAAGAAGTCGAAGATATGTTCGACAATATCGCACCAAAATACGATTTGCTGAACCATGTTTTATCGATGAAAATTGATGTTTTATGGCGAAATAGACTGGTAAAGTGGATGAATAAAGATGAACCCAAAGTGGTTCTTGACGTTGCTACCGGAACTGGAGATTTGGCAATTGCCGTGCAAAAAGGAACTGGTGCGAAGGTGACTGGACTCGATCTTTCCCAGCAAATGTTGAATGTAGGTATTGATAAAATTAAGAAAATTAATCTGAATGATCAGATTGATATGATTAAAGGCGATGCTGAAAATCTTCCGTTTGAAGATAATAAATTCGATGCCGTTTCCGTTGCTTTTGGAGTACGAAATTTTGAAAATCTCGAAATAGGTTTGGCCGAATTGAAAAGAGTAGTGAAGGAACAAAAAAGCGTTTATATTTTAGAGTTTTCTAAAGTTGAAGGTTTTTTAGGACCGTTTTATATGTTTTATTTTAAAAATATATTGCCGCAAATTGGCAAGCTCATTTCAAAAGATAATCGTGCTTATACTTATTTGCCAGATTCCGTAAATGCCTTTCCTTTCGGTAAGAAAATGAAAGATATTTTATTGAATGTTGGATTTCAAAAAGTAGAGTATAAGGTATTAAGTTTAGGTATTGCAACAATTTATAAGGCAACGAAATAG
- the porT gene encoding type IX secretion/gliding motility protein PorT/SprT — translation MWNNFFKLNVIAALCFATLYDAQLFRNKNRMDNLEGFDNQKFSYGFFLAGNNFDYKLVLDGRAFAGDPSFGIERNKNLVQPKSTYSFGAGLIGKFRLSDNFDLRLEPGLQFVERELYFDTQSNNQYAAGTASNPPFDPKYILSEADKLRKIKSTYVDTPILLEVHGDRWYNSRPYAAAGINYMLNLQSNENSADDNQQGIFRSTSSNFAWSAELGIQFYFSRFKLTPGFRGTFMINNELVADNPTTPPYWTDAISSAKTRAFMFVLKFE, via the coding sequence ATGTGGAACAATTTCTTTAAACTAAATGTTATCGCGGCACTTTGTTTTGCAACGCTTTACGATGCGCAGTTATTTCGAAATAAAAACCGAATGGATAATTTGGAAGGTTTCGATAACCAAAAATTCAGCTACGGTTTTTTTCTGGCAGGAAATAATTTCGATTATAAATTGGTTTTAGATGGTAGAGCTTTTGCAGGTGATCCGTCTTTTGGTATAGAACGAAATAAAAATTTAGTGCAACCCAAATCAACCTACAGTTTTGGCGCGGGACTTATTGGAAAATTCAGATTGAGTGATAATTTTGATCTGCGGTTAGAGCCAGGTTTACAATTTGTAGAACGGGAACTGTATTTCGATACGCAATCGAATAATCAATATGCAGCGGGAACAGCTTCAAATCCACCATTTGATCCTAAGTATATACTTTCAGAAGCTGATAAATTACGAAAAATTAAGTCAACTTATGTTGATACTCCAATTCTTTTGGAAGTTCACGGGGATCGTTGGTACAATTCTAGGCCTTACGCGGCGGCAGGAATAAATTACATGCTTAATTTGCAATCTAATGAGAACAGTGCAGACGACAATCAGCAGGGAATTTTTCGGTCTACAAGCAGCAACTTTGCGTGGTCTGCAGAACTGGGAATACAATTTTATTTCAGCAGATTTAAGTTAACGCCAGGTTTCAGAGGAACTTTCATGATTAATAATGAGTTGGTCGCCGACAATCCGACCACGCCTCCTTATTGGACTGATGCTATATCAAGTGCAAAAACAAGAGCCTTTATGTTTGTCTTGAAATTTGAATAA